One Engraulis encrasicolus isolate BLACKSEA-1 chromosome 5, IST_EnEncr_1.0, whole genome shotgun sequence DNA segment encodes these proteins:
- the rhbdl2 gene encoding rhomboid-related protein 2 codes for MEEAIEMEKEPFPVEREEARVVKKGRGGGGGGGDDEVDGLGCCGKFHTSVSRWLLPEDLRSTYMERANCCPPPIFIICISIAELAMFIYYAVWKPQKQWVTLGDGIWNSPLTYRPDKREQAWRFISYMFVHAGVQHILGNLVMQLLLGIPLELVHKGFEVGMVYLCGVLAGSLASSIFDPSSALVGASGGVYALLGGYFMNAVVNYREMIPLLGIFRIVVILAIVGTDVGFALYRRFLSDEVGMKVSFVAHIAGGVAGMTIGYVFFSDYNKKLLKDPRFWLCIVGYIIFLAFAILFNIFLSPA; via the exons ATGGAGGAGGCTATTGAGATGGAGAAGGAGCCCTTCccggtggagagagaagaggcacGGGTGGTGAAGAaaggcagaggtggaggtggtggcggagGAGACGACGAGGTGGATGGTCTGGGCTGCTGCGGAAAGTTCCATACGTCTGTGTCCAGATGGTTGCTTCCCGAAGACCTGCGCAGCACCTACATGGAGAGAGCCAACTGCTGCCCGCCACCCATATTCATCATCTGCATCAGTATTGCAGAG TTGGCCATGTTCATCTACTATGCTGTGTGGAAGCCCCAGAAGCAGTGGGTAACCCTGGGAGACGGCATCTGGAACAGCCCCCTCACCTACCGGCCAGACAAACGGGAACAGGCATGGAGGTTTATATCCTACATGTTCGTCCACGCAGg ggTGCAGCATATCCTGGGTAACCTGGTCATGCAGCTGCTGCTGGGCATTCCCCTGGAGCTGGTCCACAAGGGCTTTGAGGTCGGCATGGTCTACCTGTGCGGAGTGCTTGCAG GCTCCCTGGCCAGCTCCATATTTGATCCCAGTAGTGCTCTAGTCGGGGCGTCAGGAGGCGTCTACGCACTTTTAGGAGGATACTTCATGAACGCAGTAGTG aACTACAGGGAGATGATCCCTCTGCTAGGGATATTCCGAATAGTGGTCATCCTGGCTATCG TGGGCACAGACGTGGGCTTTGCACTCTACAGAAGATTTCTAAGTGATGAAGTTGGAATGAAG GTGTCTTTCGTCGCTCACATCGCTGGTGGCGTGGCTGGCATGACCATCGGCTACGTCTTCTTTAGCGACTACAACAAGAAGCTCCTGAAGGACCCACGTTTCTGGCTATGCATCGTGGGATACATAATCTTCCTGGCCTTCGCCATCCTCTTCAACATCTTCCTGTCCCCAGCATAA